From the genome of Miscanthus floridulus cultivar M001 chromosome 10, ASM1932011v1, whole genome shotgun sequence, one region includes:
- the LOC136485894 gene encoding zealexin A1 synthase-like: MEKVLLAVAVVLVPVILSKLIKCLLVTKPKKLKLPPGPWTLPLIGSMHHLVSNPLPYRAMRDLAHKHGPLMMLWLGEVPTVVASSPEAAKAITKTHDITFADRHMNSTVGIFTFNGMDLIFGSYGEQWRQLRKLSVQELLSAARVQSFQRIREEEVGRFMQSLATSATAGTAVDLSKMIASFVNDTFVRESIGSRCKYQAEYLDALGTAMRMAAELSVANIFPSSRLLQNLSTALRRAMACRDWMAHIIGQIIRETKEAMDQADKTSNESFISVLLRLQKEASLPIELTDHIVMALMIDLFSAGSDSASTTLTWCMTELIRCPATMARAQAEVREAFKGKTTTITEDELARANLSYLKCVVKEALRLHCPVPLLLPRKCRETCQVMGYDIPKGTCVFVNVWAICRDAKYWEDPEEFRPERFENSSLDYKGTDYEFLPFGSGRRMCPGGNLGLANMELALASLLYHFDWKLPRGVEPKNVDVCEAPGLVAKKNTGLVLHPVVSRVFAPVNMPN; this comes from the exons ATGGAGAAGGTCCTCCTGGCCGTGGCCGTGGTGCTGGTGCCCGTCATCCTCTCCAAGCTCATCAAGTGTTTGCTCGTCACCAAGCCAAAAAAGCTTAAGCTGCCTCCAGGGCCATGGACGCTGCCGTTGATAGGCAGCATGCACCACCTCGTCAGCAACCCATTGCCGTACCGGGCCATGCGCGACCTCGCGCATAAGCACGGGCCGCTCATGATGCTCTGGCTGGGCGAGGTGCCCACGGTGGTGGCGTCGTCGCCGGAGGCTGCGAAGGCGATCACCAAGACGCACGACATCACGTTCGCTGACCGTCACATGAACAGCACCGTCGGCATATTCACCTTCAACGGCATGGACCTGATCTTCGGGAGCTACGGCGAGCAGTGGCGCCAGCTCCGCAAGCTCAGCGTGCAAGAGCTGCTGAGCGCCGCCCGCGTGCAGTCGTTCCAGCGCATCCGCGAGGAGGAGGTGGGGCGGTTCATGCAGAGCCTCGCCACGTCCGCCACCGCCGGCACCGCCGTCGACCTGTCCAAGATGATCGCTAGCTTCGTCAACGACACCTTCGTCAGGGAGTCCATCGGCAGCCGGTGCAAGTATCAGGCCGAGTACCTGGATGCCTTGGGCACTGCGATGCGGATGGCCGCGGAACTAAGCGTAGCTAACATCTTCCCGTCATCCAGGCTGTTGCAGAATCTTAGCACGGCGCTACGCAGGGCGATGGCGTGCCGCGACTGGATGGCGCACATCATTGGCCAGATCATCCGCGAGACGAAGGAAGCCATGGACCAGGCTGACAAGACTTCAAACGAGAGCTTTATCTCTGTCCTGCTCAGGCTGCAGAAAGAGGCCAGCCTGCCCATCGAGCTCACCGATCACATCGTCATGGCACTCATGATT GACTTATTTAGCGCGGGCAGTGACTCCGCGTCGACCACACTGACCTGGTGCATGACAGAGCTAATCCGGTGCCCGGCTACGATGGCCAGAGCCCAGGCCGAAGTCCGGGAGGCCTTCAAGGGGAAGACCACCACCATCACCGAGGACGAACTCGCCAGGGCAAACCTTAGCTACCTCAAGTGTGTGGTGAAGGAAGCTCTCAGGCTGCACTGCCCGGTGCCGCTCCTGCTCCCACGCAAATGCCGTGAGACATGCCAGGTCATGGGCTACGACATTCCCAAGGGCACATGCGTGTTCGTCAACGTTTGGGCCATCTGTAGGGACGCCAAGTACtgggaagatcctgaagaattcaGGCCAGAGCGGTTCGAGAACAGCAGCCTGGACTACAAAGGGACAGACTATGAGTTTCTCCCATTCGGGTCCGGCCGCCGAATGTGCCCGGGAGGAAACCTTGGATTGGCCAACATGGAGCTTGCACTGGCCAGCCTTCTGTACCACTTCGATTGGAAGCTACCGAGAGGAGTGGAGCCTAAGAATGTCGACGTTTGCGAGGCTCCAGGACTGGTTGCAAAGAAAAACACAGGCTTGGTTTTGCACCCTGTTGTCAGCCGCGTATTTGCTCCGGTTAATATGCCTAACTAA